From the genome of Faecalibacterium prausnitzii:
GCCGGCCTCGTTGGCCACGATCATCCGGTTCTCGCCCAGGATGCGGTTGGTCAGGCTGGACTTGCCCACGTTGGGGCGGCCAATGATGGCGACCGGGATGCGGTCCTCCTCCACCACGGTCTCGCTGAAATCCAGATGGGCGCAGACGGCATCCAGCAGGTCGCCGGTGCCGTGGCCGTGGACGGACGAGATGGGCATGACTTCCTCAAAGCCCAGGTTGTAGAACTCGTACAGCTCCATGGGGGCCTCGCCGACATTGTCGCACTTGTTGACGGCCAGGATGACCGGCTTGTGGCTGCGGCGGAGCATGTGGGCCACGTCCTCGTCGGCAGCGGTCAGGCCGTTGCGGACATCCACCACCATGATGATGCAGTCGGCGGTGTCGATGGCGATCTGTGCCTGCTCCCGCATGTGGGCCAGGATGCCCTCGGTGGCCTTCGGCTCGATGCCGCCGGTGTCCACCAGCAGGAAATCGTGGCCGTTCCACTCGCAGTTGGCAAAGATGCGGTCGCGGGTGATGCCGGGGGTATCCTCGACGATGGCCAGACGCTGGCCGCACAGTTTATTGAACAGGGTGGATTTGCCCACGTTGGGGCGGCCCACGACTGCTACGATCGGTTTGCTCATGGGGGTTCCTCCTTTCAGAGTAGTCTCTTATCTCTTATCTCAATGTCTTCTTCTCGAAATATGCAGGCCGCTGCGGAGCAGGGCGCGGGCTTCGTCGCCGCCGCTGACGGGCAGCACCTCTACCTTGACGCCCAGCCGCTCGCCCAGCTGCGCAATGGTCACATCGTCCAGGAAGGTATCCTTCTCTTCCCGCAGCATGACGGCCGGGATGCCCAGCGTCCCGCTCTTCAGGCGGCCCTCGCACTGGGCGATGATGTCGGTGGCCGTCACAAGACCGGCCACGCCGACATTGCCGCCAAAGAACTTATTCTGGATGGTGTGGACCGTGACCTCGATCATCGGGTACTGGCGGTGAAGCTCGTCCATCATCTCACAGATGAGGGGGGATGCCATGGTGCCCGTGACCACATCCAGCTGCTTGGTGCCGTAGATGCGGTGAGGCTTTTCCAGCTCGGCCAGAAACTCTTCGCGGAACAGGCTCATCATGCCCACGCCGTTTTCCAGCTGGTCGTAGTCCTCATAGAACTCCGGCGGCGGGATGGGCCGCCCTGCCTTGAGATACCACTCGTCGCTGGGGTAGATGATCCGCTTGCCGTGGCGACGCTTGCACTCATCGCCGAACGCTTCCAGAATGTCGATGACAGCAGCACTCGTCTCGGCGTCGTAGGGCACCTGCGGGTAGAGGTTCTTGCGGTAGTCCGTCACGCCGCAGGGCACGGCGGCTATGCTCTGCACCATAGGGGTCAGTTCCAACAAGTCGGTCAGAGTGCGGCGCAGCTCATCGCCGTCGTTGATGCCCCGGCAGAGCACCAGCTGGCAGTTGATGGCGATGCCGCCCTGCACCAGGCGGGGCAGGTATTGAAGCACCTCGCCGCCGCGCCGGTTGGCCAGCATCCGGACGCGGAGCTGGGGGTTGGTGGTGTGGACCGAAATGTTGATCGGCGAGATGTGCATCTTGATGATGCGGTCGATCTCATGGTCCTGCATGTTCGTCATGGTGATATAGTTGCCGAACAGAAAGGACAGGCGCTCGTCGTCGTCCTTGAAGTAAAGGCTCTCGCGCATACCGGGGGGCATCTGGTCGATGAAGCAGAACATGCAGTGGTTGGAGCAGGTGTGCTTCTCGTCGCCGAGGTAGGTGTGGAAATCGCAGCCAAAGGGGCCGCGCTCCTCCCGGCTGACATCCCATTCCCGGATGCCGTCCGCCACCTTTGCCTTCAGGTGAAAGCTCCTGCTGTCGGTATAAAAATCGTAGTCCAGCGTATCGTTCAGTTCATTGTCGTCCACGCTCAGCAGCTCGTCGCCGGGCTGCAGGCCCAGCGCCTGGGCCTCGCTCCCCTCTTCAACGCGCTCGATCTTGATCGCCACTCTGCTTCACCTGCCGTTTCTGCTTCCGGCCAAACGACCGAATCACAAATTTTCCGTACGTTCGTCTCAATTCAGTTCCATCAGACTTCATCCGACTGCCAATGGCTCCCACTTTGGGGGAGCTGGCGCGAAGCGCCTGAGAGGGTTGGACAAAAGAAGAAGGGGAAGGCATTGCGCCATCCCCTTCTCAACATAACACCAATGTGCCACCAATTTTGCGCAAATTAGGCCTTCTTGATGACTTCCTCGCCCTTGTAGTAACCGCAGTTGCCACATGCCTGGTGGGGGAGCTTCAGAGAGCCACAGTTGCTGCACTTGACCAGTGCAGGGGCCTCCAGCTTCCAAACATTGCTGCGACGCTTGTCGCGGCGGGCCTTGGAAAGATGTCTCTTAGGTACTGCCATATTTTTGCACCTCCTTGATGGGTTTCTCAGTTCAGCAGTGATTTGAGGATCGCGAGCCTTGCGTCAGCGGGAGCAGTCTCCTCTTCCTCTGGCGGGCAGACACACTCTGCCTTCTTCTTGCCGCAGCGAGGGCATAACCCCGCGCAGTCCGGGCTGCACAGCAGCACCGTCGGGATCTGGAACAGGAACTCCTGGGCCAGCCATTCGTCCACATCCAGATGGCCTTTTTCGTCCAGCGGAAGATCGAAATCCGGGTCGTCCAGATCTCGCTCCTTTGCCGTCCACTCCGCTTCGACCGCCTCTTCCCGTTCGACCGGGTCCAGGCAGCGGGCGCACTCTCCGTGCACCAATGCTTTTGCCCGCAGTGTCATCCGGACTTCGTCGCCGTCCGTTTCTGCATCAAAGCAGGCGGTCACAGGCTGTTCGATCCTTGCGCCGGCAAAATCCCTGGCAGACAAATCACAGGGAAACTCTGCATGGTAGGGCTTCGTGCCGGTCGCGATAAACTTTCTCAGGTCAAATTGCATAGTACACCTCATAAAAGGCTGCTTTGTTAGTATAGCGCCAAAGCGTTCCTTTGTCAACACCAAAACAGGCAGAAAACCGAAAAAATTTCAAATTTTCCGGTTTCCTGCCCGCTTGGATGGTTTCCGTTCAGAAAATCACAGGTACTTCTTGACGTTGTGGGGCAGCTCGGCCTCGTCTGCGCTGACGGTGACGACGACGCGGACGGAATCACCGGCGATGGCAGCGATCTCGTCCAGCACCACGCCCAGGCGGTTGATGTCGTGGTTCAGCACCTTCAGGATGCCGTCGATGTACAGATCAGTGATGTCGTAGTTGCTTGCCATCAGGCCTGCGATAAAACCATACAGCATCTCGCCGCCGGAGATCTTGTACTCGTCCAGATCGATCAGGCGAGCAGCAGGAGCGATGTCATAGGTGAGCTTCATGCCCTTTTCGACAACGACGACGTTGCCCTTGGAGGTCTTGACCGAATCATTGATCATGTCGATCATTGCTTTGGTCTTACCGGAGCCCTTTGCACCAACAATCAGTTTAATCATAGTTCTGTCCTCCTGTATTTTCCACGCCTTGCGGCGGGAGATCATTTATTTTCCAGCTTACTTCAGCTTTGCTTCCAGCTCGGCGGTCAGGTTCTCGTAACCCGGCTTGCCCAGCAGTGCGAACATGTTCTTCTTGTAGCTCTCAACACCCGGCTGGTTGAAGGGGTTGACGCTCAGCAGGTAGCCGCTGCAGGCGCAGGCACGCCAGAAGAAGTAGATCAGATACCCCACATTATAAGCAGTCAGGTCGTCCACCTCGATCACGACCTCCGGCACACCGCCGTCGGTGTGGGCCAGGATGGTGCCTTCCATCGCCTTGCGGTTGACCACGCTCATGTTCTGGTCAGCCAGGAAGTTCAGGCCGTCGAAGTTGCCCTCCAGCTTCTCGATGAAGAGATCCTGTGCAGGCTTTTTGACATCGACGATGGTCTCAAACATGAGGCGGGCACCCTCCTGGATGAACTGACCCATGGAGTGCAGGTCGGTGGAGAAGATGCAGCTTGCGGGGAACAGACCCTTGTTGTCCTTGCCTTCGCTCTCGCCGAACAGCTGCTTGTACCACTCGTTCATCAGGGTAAAGTTCGGCTCATAGCACTCCAGGATCTCCACAGCCTTGCCCTTGCGGTACAGGATGTTGCGGATGGCGGCGTACTTATAAGCGTCGTTGTCCTCGCTCAGGACGGAGAAGCGCTCCATGGCGCCGGCAGCGCCCTTCATCAGTTCGTCGATGTCGATCCCGGCAGCGGCGATGGGCAGCAGGCCCACAGCGGAAAGGACGGAGTAGCGGCCGCCGACGTCGTCGGGAACGACGAAGGTGGGCCAGCCCTGTGCGTCCGCCAGCTGCTTCAGGGTGCCCTTGGCGCGGTCGGTGGTGGCATAGATGCGCTTGTTGGCCTCTTCCACGCCCATCTCATCTTCCAGCAGCTTGCGCAGCACACGGAAGGCCAGGCTGGTCTCGGTGGTGGTGCCGGACTTGGAGATGACGTTAATGGAGAACTTCTTCCCCTTGCACAGAGCGATGATATCGTTCAGGTAGGTGGGGCTGATGCTGTTGCCGCAGAAGTAGATCTTCAGGCCGTTCTCGATCTCGTTGTGGTACAGGCCCTTGACGGCCTCGATCACAGCGCGGGCACCCAGATAGCTGCCGCCGATGCCGGCCACGACCAGCACTTCGGAGTCCTCACGGATCTTCTGCGCTGCTTCCTTGATGCGGGCGAACTCTTCCTTGTCGTAATCGCGGGGCAGATACATCCAGCCCAGGAAGTCATTGCCGGGGCCATTCTTGGCTTCCAGCTGCCGGTGTGCGGCCTCCACCTGGGGATAGATGGCCTTATATTCCTCTTCGTTGATAAAACCGGAGAGGTGCTTTGTATTCAGAACGACACTCATTCTCTCAGAACCTCCAAACATTTTGCCGGGCACGTTGCCCTGCGAGGGTTTATCTTGGTATAAGTGTACCGTTCCAACGCCGCAAAGTCAAGGCCAAAATCCCAGGATTTCATACAATTTTAATAGTGTTCTTTTGGTCGTCCCGACATCTTTTGTTCAGCCCCGCCAAAGCCGATTTGCCGAAGCGAACCGCTTTTGGGCGCTGTTGTGTTTCTTTTGCGCTTCACGCGCCCAGCAGGCTCTGCCACAGCAGCTCCATTGCGCCGCCAAAGGTCAGCCGCGGCGCATCCGCAGCAGACTTCACCTCGGCCTCGGCCAGCAGTGTTTCGCCCGCATAAACTGCGGCCGTGCCCACCGTCTGCCCCCGCTCCACGGGCGCTTCCAGTGTTTCGGGCAGGGTCAGCTCGGTGCGCAGGTCGGCCCCGGCCCCCTTTTCCAGCAGCACGGTCTGGGGCAGGGCGCTGTAATCCAGCGGCACCGTCTGTTCCGTGCTTCCCTTTACGGTCAGCTCCAGCGGGCGGTCCGGCAGCTGCGGCACCGGAACGGCCGCATAGGCTGCGAACCCATAGTCCAGCAGGGCCGTCGCGGCCTGGAACCGCTCGGCGCTGGACGGCGCACCCAGGATGACCGCGATGAGGGTCAGCCCATCCCGCGTGGCGCTGGCCGAGATGCAGACCCCTGCCCCACCGGTGGTGCCGGTCTTGAGCCCTGTGATGCCGCTGTATCGCTTGAGCAGCTTGTTCGTGTTCACAAGCTGGGTCTGGCCGTTGCGCAGGCTGTCGGTCCAGATCCCCGTATAATGCAGGATCTCCGGGCAGGTGTTCAGGATGTAGCAGCTCAGCGCCGCCACATCCCGCGCGGTGGAAAGATGCCCCTCGGCGTCCAGCCCGCAGGCGTTCCGGAACGAGGTATTTTGCAGCCCCAGTTCGGCGGCGCGGGCGTTCATCTGTTCCACAAAGACCGGTTCGCTCCCGCCCACCAGTTCCGCCACGGCCACCGCAGCGTCGTTGGCAGAGGAAACGCAGATGGCCCGCAGCATCTCATCCAGCGTGAACTGCTCCCCCGGTTCGAGCCAGATCTGGCTCCCGCCCATGTGGTAGGCATGTTCGCTGACCGGCACCGGCGTGTCCAGCGTGAGTTTTCCACCGTGGACGGCTTCAAAGGTGAGAAGCAGAGTCATCAGCTTGGTGATGGACGCGATGGGCACCCGCTCGTCGGCGTTCTTCTCATAGAGCACCCGGCCGCTCGCCGGTTCGATGAGGACGGCAGCGCGGCAGGGCAGCGACAGGCTGTCTGCCGGGGCGGCGGTCTGTGCAGCCGGGGCATCCGCCGCAGCGGCCTGTGCCGGGGCTTCCGTTTTCACCGCCCGCAATCCCGCGCCCTGCGCCGACCCGAACGCCAGCGCAAACAGCCAGAAACAGAGCACCCCCGCACAGAGCAGGGCCAGATTTTTCCGTTCCATTCCTCGTACCTCCCCGCAGTAAACTCTCTGGTTGCATTCTATGCAAAAAATTCGGGTGGGATGCCCTTTTCTCACGGGGAAAAATCTGCTATAATTAGATGGTTTCTGTTATTTGCAAATGAACTCGCCCTCTCAGTCAAAGCCTGTCGGCTTTGACAGCTCTCCCGAAGGGAGATCCATTGGCAGGCCGGTTTTGAAACTGCTGAACGAACAGGGCTTTTATTGGATCGAACATGTCCGGGCTCCGCGACAGAGGCCAGCATCTGCTGGCAATGAGGACAGGGCCCACTGCGTTCTGACAAATCAGGCCCATGCGAACAGCACAGGTTTCCCGGTGTGCCAAAGGCTCCCACTTTGGGGGAGCTGGCGAGCGAAGCGAGACTGAGAGGGTTTTGTTCCCCATAGAAAGGATATCCCCTCATGCGAGTTTGTTTTTATACCCTTGGCTGCAAGGTCAACCTGAACGAGACCGGGGCCCTGGAACAGATGTTCCGGGGGGCCGGCTTCACCATCGTGCCGGAAGGCGAAGAGGCCGACGTCTTTGTGGTCAACAGCTGCACCGTGACCAACTTCGGCGACCAGAAGAGCCGCAAGTGGCTCCGCCGGGCCAAGCGCGAGAACCCCGGCGCCGTGACGGTGCTTACCGGCTGCTACCCCCAGGCCTTCCCCGAAGAGGCCGCGAATTTTCTGGAAGCAGACCTCGTCTGCGGCAACGGCGACCGCAAGGCCATCCTCGACAATGTGCTCAAGCTGCTGGACGGCCACGAGCGGATCGTCGCCGTCACCCCCCACAAGCGCGGCGAGCGGTTCGAGGAGCTGCCCGTGGAGCGGTTCGAGACGCACACGCGCGCGTTCATTAAAGTAGAGGACGGCTGCAACCGCCAGTGCGCCTACTGCGTCATCCCCCGCGCCCGCGGCCCGGTGCGCAGCCGCGCCGAGGCCAGCATCCTGAACGAGCTGCGCCAGCTGGCCGCTTCCGGCTACCGGGAGGTCGTGCTCAGTGCCATCTCCCTGCCCAGCTACGGCCTCGACACCGGCACCAACCTTGTGGAACTGGTGGAAAAGTGCGCCCAGGTCGAGGGCATCGAGCGCATCCGCCTGGGCAGCCTGGACCCCGACATGCTCACGCCGGAGTTCATCGCCCGGCTTGCCGCAGTGGACAAGCTCTGCCCCCAGTTCCACCTGAGCCTGCAGAGCGGCTGCACGGCCACCCTGCGCCGGATGCGCCGCGTCTACACCGCCGAGCAGTACGCCCAGGTCGTGGCCGACATCCGCGCCGCCTACGGCGACCGGCCCGTCAGCTTCACCACCGACTGCATCTGCGGCTTCCCCGGCGAGACGGTGGAAGACTTTGAGGAGAGCTGCGCCTTCCTGAAGCAGATCGGTTTCCTCAAGGTGCATGTCTTCCCCTACTCCCGCCGCAGCGGCACCCCCGCCTACGATTTCCCCGATCAGGTCCACGAGCGGGAAAAGCAGGAGCGCAGCCGCACCATGAACGCCCTTGCCGAAGAACTCCGCCGGGACGTGCTCACGACGTATGAGGGCATGGAGGACGAGGTGCTGCTCGAAACGGCCCTCAGCGAGACGCTCTTCACCGGCTACACCCGGCTGTATGTGCCGGTGGTGGTCTCGGCCCCCGGCCACAAAAGCGGCGAGATCGTCCGCGTCCGGCTGGGCAACTACGACGGCGAGCGGGTGCGGGCAGTACTTTGCTGAATCTCACCGTTGAAGATCCTTCACCTTTGCCATTTGAGAATTCTTTAACATATTTTGGCGTTTGCTCTTTTCAGGCAGACGTCTTTGTGTTAAAATGAGGATGGAATCCTGGGGCCGGTGCGCCGATTGCAGCGGCGCAGTACCAGCAGGCCCGCAGGAAAGAAAGCCGCAGGGTGCGTTGCAAAGCCGCGCCGCTGCGGGATGTTTTGTATCTGTACAAGGAGAGTTTGGAATGAGCTTTAGAGGAATCAACACGACGGTCATCCAGATCCGCCGCCAGGTGTTCACCGAGGTGGCCCGGATGGCTTATGCCAACGTCAAGGGCGAGCAGGCCAACCACCTGATGCGCAAGATCCCTTACACCATCATCCCCGGTGAGGAGGGCAAGCTGCGCAAGGACATCTTCCTGGAGCGCGCCATCGTTGAGGAGCGCGTCCGCCTGGCCATGGGCCTGCCCACCCGCCGCATGGACGAGCACAACAGCGTCGTTTCCGGTCTGGAAGATGCTTCCATCGCCGATAAGTATTACGATCCCCCGCTGGTGAACGTCATCAAGTTCGCCTGCAACCGCTGCCCCGAAAAGCTGGTCAAGGTCTCCGACCTGTGCCAGGGCTGTCTGGCACACCCCTGCATGGAGGTCTGCCCCAAGAAGGCCATCACCTGGGAGAGCGGCCGTTCCATCATCGATCAGGACAAGTGCATCAAGTGCGGCCGCTGCGTCGGCGTCTGCCCCTACAACGCCATCGTCAAGACCGAGCGTCCCTGCGCTGCGGCCTGCGGCATGGGTGCCATCCACTCCGACGAGCTGGGCCGTGCTGAGATCGACTACAGCAAGTGCGTTTCCTGCGGCCAGTGCCTGGTCAACTGCCCGTTCGGTGCCATTGCCGACAAGGGCCAGATCTATCAGCTGATCCAGGGCTTCAACCGCGGCGACCGCATCTACGCTCTGGTGGCTCCCGCCTTCATCAACCAGTTCCCCAGCCTGGCCTCCACCGGCAAGCTCAAGGCGGCCCTGAAGGCCATCGGCTTCTACGACGTGGTCGAAGTTGCCATTGGTGCCGACCTGTGCACCGTGGACGAGGCCCACGACTTCCTCAAAGAAGTGCCTGCCGAGTTGAACTTCATGGCGACCTCCTGCTGCCCGGCCTGGAGCATGATGGCTAAGACTGCCTTCCCCGATCTGGCCAAGAACATCTCCATGACCATGACCCCCATGGTCTTCACCGCCCGTATGATGAAGCAGAAGGACCCCACCGCCCGCATGTGCTTCATCGGACCCTGCGCCGCCAAGAAGCTGGAGGCTTCCCGCCGCACCGTCCGCAGCGATGTGGACTTCGTGCTGACCTTTGAGGAGCTGGCCGGCATCATCGAGGCCAAGGACATCGACACCAGCCTGCTGGAGGTCGATGAGAACGAAGCAGCCCTCTGCTCCGCTTCTTCCGCTGGCCGCGGCTTTGCACAGTCCGGCGGCGTGGCCAAGGCCGTTGCCGACAAGATCAAGGAGTGGAACCCCGACATGGAGGTCAAGATCGCATCTGCACAGGGCCTGGCCGAGTGCAAGAAGCTGCTGATGATGGCCAAGGCCGGCAAGTACAACGGCTACCTGCTCGAAGGCATGGGCTGCCCCGGCGGCTGCATCGGCGGCGCCGGCACCATTGCCGACCCGGCCCGTACTGCCATCCAGCTGAACAAGTACGTCAAGGAAGCGCCCTTCACGGACCCGGAGCAGAGCCCCTACATGGACGAGATCCATGTCCTGAAGGACGACCCCAACTTTGAGATTTAAGCATTGAACCTCTCCGTCATCGCTGCGCGATGCCAAAGGCTCTCCGATCAGGCGGGCTGTCGAGCGCATGCGAGACGGAGAAGTCGTGCAGAGCAGCCGCTTATCGTGACCGATAGGCGGTTGTTTTGTTTGGGTTGACATTTTGCTTCGTCTATGATATTTTAGCGGTGACAAACCGGTGAAAAAATTTTTTGTACCGGTCCATGGGCCGCCTCTGCGGCGAAAGAAAGGCGATTTGTAGTATGACGACATTCCTGAAACGTTCCGGCGCAGCGCTGCTCTCGCTGGTGCTGCTGTGTGTGCTGGCCATGGGTGCCGGTGCTGCGTCCAGCCAGACGGTGGGCGTCAAATTCTGGAAGGAACGATCCGATAAGGAATCCATGGCGAACAGCGGCATCGACGCCGACCGCACCGCCACCCTCACCCGGCAGGCCAACGGCACCTATACCCTGACCCTGCCGCTCAAGCAGGTCTCCAAGATGGGCGTCACCGGTTCTCTCTCCGGCCTGACCATCGGCGATGTGACCTATGACGGCACCCTGACCGGCGACTTTGAAAAGAGTACCGCCTCCCTCACCATCAAGAACCTGCCCGCCTCGGTGCTGACCGGCAGCGATGTGAACAAGTCCATCACCGTGACCTGCAACATCCAGATGGATATGGCCCTCCTCGGCGAGATCAACACCACCGCCCGGATGTGCATCTGGAACAAAAAGTGACCGTCTGCCCGACCCAAAAGGTGCTGCCGCACATCGAACCGTGCGGCAGCACCTTTTTGTTGTTGTTACAGGTCCATCTTCCGTTCCACGAAACCGCTGACCATCTCATCCAGCTGAGTCACGGCGTGTTCTGCGCCTTTGGCCAGCTTGCGGGCGGTCCGCTTGACCTGACGCGGGTTCTGATTCATGGCCACGACGCTGGCGGCTCCCAGCGCCGCGCCTGCCGCCATGCCCAGCAGCAGGCCGCTGCCTGCGCTCTGTCTGTGTTCATTTCTCATAAAAATTTCTCCTTTCGTTCCCTGCATTTTTGGCCGCCGAGGGTAGTATTTCCGCCAAAAGAACACACTATACGCTTTTTTTGTCCCGCAAAATGTGGTATACTGTATCATACGCTGATACACCGGGTTTGATACAGGCCCGCTCGATGGCGCGAAGGAGGCCACATTTTTGTTGAAACCAACTGAACCAAAAAAAGTTCTCTGCATCCACGACCTGTCCGGCGTGGGGCGCTGCAGCCTGGCGGTGATCCTGCCGGTGCTGTCGGTCATGGGCGTACAGCCGGTGGCGCTGCCCACCGTGGTGCTCTCCACCCACACCGGGGGCTTCGGCACCCCGGCCCGGATGGACGGTGCCGCCTACGGCATGGCTGCGCTGGAGCATTACCACGACCTGGGGCTGGACTTTGCGTGCATCTACACCGGCTACCTCGGCGGCGAGGAGCAGATCGCACTGGCCGAAAAGGCCTTTGACCTCTGGCCTGCGGCCCGCAAGATTGTGGACCCTGTGATGGGCGACAACGGCCATGCCTATTCCACCGTGACCCCGGCCTTCATCGACCGGATGCGGGAGCTGGCCCGCCGGGCTGACCTCATCCTGCCCAACGCCACCGAGGCTGCGCTGCTGCTGCAAAAGGATGCCGCAGCCGGGCCGCTGGACGACACCGCGGCCCAGGCGCTGGCCGATGAACTGGATGCACTGGCCCCCAATGCCGTCGTCACCGGGCTGCCCATGGGCAAATACATCGGCTGTGCCGGTTCCGGCCAGGACCGCTTTGTCATCCGGAAGCTGCACATCGACCGCAGTTTCCCCGGCACGGGCGACCTGTACGGAGCCGTTCTCATCGGCTCGCTCATCCAGGGCAACGCCCTGAGCGCTGCCGCCGACAACGCCGCTGAGTTCGTCTCGCTGGCCATCCAGAAGACCCCCGCCGACCAGGACACCCGCTTCGGCGTCTGGTTCGAGCCGCTGCTGCCCCGGCTCTGCCCGCAGCGCGAGTTCTGAGGAGGCCGGACGATGAACGAAAAACCGACCCTGAACATCGTGCTGGTGGAGCCGCGCATCCCGCAGAACACGGGCAACGTGGCCCGTACCTGCGCCTGCACCGCCTGCCGCCTGCATCTGGTTGGCCCCATGGGCTTTGCCATTGACGACAAAAAGCTCAAGCATGCCGGGCTGGATTACTGGCACTATCTGGACATCACCTATTACGACGGGCTGGAAGATTTCTTCGCCAAAAACAGCGGCCCGTTCTACTACTTCACCACCAAAGCGCCCCAGCGCTACACCGACGTCGCCTACCCGGACGGGGCCTACCTCGTCTTCGGGCGGGAGGATGCCGGACTGCCGGAGGCCCTGCTGGCCGCCAATCAGGACCACTGCATCCGGATGCCCATGCGGGACACCTGCCGCAGCCTGAACCTGTCCAACAGCGTCGCCGTGGGCGTTTACGAGGTCCTGCGCCAGTGGGATTTCCCGGAGCTGCTGGACCACGGCCACTTACGAGATTATGAATGGAAATGAGGGACATTATGAGCAAGATCGCGATCCTGACCGATTCCTCCTGCGACATCCCGCAGGAGCTGGCCGAGAAATACGGCATTGACATTATGGGCTTCCACATCCTGCTGGATGATGTGGACTACGTGGAGCGGGAGAGCTGCACCAACGCAGAGTTTTACGAGAAAATGCGCGCGGCAAAGGGCATCCCTTCCACCGCCGCCATCACCCCGCTGCAGTTTTGCGAAAAATACTGCCAGTACGTGGACGAAGGCTATACGGACGTCATCCATGTGCCCATCAACCGCTCCGGCTCCTCCACCTACAACAACGCCGTCATGGCGCAGGGGATGCTGCGCGAAGAGCGCCCGGAGCACCACCTGAAGATCCACCTGCTGGACCCTCACACCTATTCCATGCCCTTCGGCTGGTATGTGTGCGAGATGGCCCGCAAGCTGAAGAACGGCGCGGAGATCAGCCACGTCATCCACGAGTTTGAGGCGCAGATGGACAAGATCGAGATCGTCCTCGGCCCCTTCAGCCTCAAGCAGATGAAGAAGAGCGGCCGCATCTCCGCCGCTGCCGCCGTCATGGGTGAGCTGATGGGCATCCGCCCCATCATCACCCTCATCGACGGCAAGACCAAGGTGGAGGCCAAGGTGCGCGGCGACGACAAGGTCGTGCCCGCCATGGTCGAGCTGGCCAAAAAGCGCAGCGAGGGCGTGGAGGACTTCGATTATATGATCGGTCACACCAACATCCCCCAGAAGGACGACCTCATCCGGGCCTGCCGCAAAGCCTTCGGCAAAGACCCGCTCATCGTCTTCTCGCTGGGCGGCGTCGTCTCCGCCAACACCGGCCCCGACACCATCGCGCTGGTCTACGTTGGCCACCCCAGAGGCTGATGTTCCCCCGAAGCTGCCGCATCCCGGCAGCTTCTTTTTTGCAGTTCCGGAAGAAAGGTGCAGGCTTGCCGCTGATTTTCCGCATTTTCCGTTGCAATCCGTCCCAATTTATGCTATACTGCATTTCGTTGTGCGTCCCTGCGCACGGCATCCTTAAAGAGCAACTTAGGATTTTAGGCTCCCCGGCATAACCTCGAAACCATGCTGGGCCAAACCACCGGGGCT
Proteins encoded in this window:
- a CDS encoding DUF512 domain-containing protein, giving the protein MAIKIERVEEGSEAQALGLQPGDELLSVDDNELNDTLDYDFYTDSRSFHLKAKVADGIREWDVSREERGPFGCDFHTYLGDEKHTCSNHCMFCFIDQMPPGMRESLYFKDDDERLSFLFGNYITMTNMQDHEIDRIIKMHISPINISVHTTNPQLRVRMLANRRGGEVLQYLPRLVQGGIAINCQLVLCRGINDGDELRRTLTDLLELTPMVQSIAAVPCGVTDYRKNLYPQVPYDAETSAAVIDILEAFGDECKRRHGKRIIYPSDEWYLKAGRPIPPPEFYEDYDQLENGVGMMSLFREEFLAELEKPHRIYGTKQLDVVTGTMASPLICEMMDELHRQYPMIEVTVHTIQNKFFGGNVGVAGLVTATDIIAQCEGRLKSGTLGIPAVMLREEKDTFLDDVTIAQLGERLGVKVEVLPVSGGDEARALLRSGLHISRRRH
- the rpmF gene encoding 50S ribosomal protein L32 yields the protein MAVPKRHLSKARRDKRRSNVWKLEAPALVKCSNCGSLKLPHQACGNCGYYKGEEVIKKA
- a CDS encoding YceD family protein; this translates as MQFDLRKFIATGTKPYHAEFPCDLSARDFAGARIEQPVTACFDAETDGDEVRMTLRAKALVHGECARCLDPVEREEAVEAEWTAKERDLDDPDFDLPLDEKGHLDVDEWLAQEFLFQIPTVLLCSPDCAGLCPRCGKKKAECVCPPEEEETAPADARLAILKSLLN
- a CDS encoding ATP-binding protein, encoding MIKLIVGAKGSGKTKAMIDMINDSVKTSKGNVVVVEKGMKLTYDIAPAARLIDLDEYKISGGEMLYGFIAGLMASNYDITDLYIDGILKVLNHDINRLGVVLDEIAAIAGDSVRVVVTVSADEAELPHNVKKYL
- a CDS encoding glucose-6-phosphate isomerase yields the protein MSVVLNTKHLSGFINEEEYKAIYPQVEAAHRQLEAKNGPGNDFLGWMYLPRDYDKEEFARIKEAAQKIREDSEVLVVAGIGGSYLGARAVIEAVKGLYHNEIENGLKIYFCGNSISPTYLNDIIALCKGKKFSINVISKSGTTTETSLAFRVLRKLLEDEMGVEEANKRIYATTDRAKGTLKQLADAQGWPTFVVPDDVGGRYSVLSAVGLLPIAAAGIDIDELMKGAAGAMERFSVLSEDNDAYKYAAIRNILYRKGKAVEILECYEPNFTLMNEWYKQLFGESEGKDNKGLFPASCIFSTDLHSMGQFIQEGARLMFETIVDVKKPAQDLFIEKLEGNFDGLNFLADQNMSVVNRKAMEGTILAHTDGGVPEVVIEVDDLTAYNVGYLIYFFWRACACSGYLLSVNPFNQPGVESYKKNMFALLGKPGYENLTAELEAKLK
- a CDS encoding D-alanyl-D-alanine carboxypeptidase family protein — encoded protein: MERKNLALLCAGVLCFWLFALAFGSAQGAGLRAVKTEAPAQAAAADAPAAQTAAPADSLSLPCRAAVLIEPASGRVLYEKNADERVPIASITKLMTLLLTFEAVHGGKLTLDTPVPVSEHAYHMGGSQIWLEPGEQFTLDEMLRAICVSSANDAAVAVAELVGGSEPVFVEQMNARAAELGLQNTSFRNACGLDAEGHLSTARDVAALSCYILNTCPEILHYTGIWTDSLRNGQTQLVNTNKLLKRYSGITGLKTGTTGGAGVCISASATRDGLTLIAVILGAPSSAERFQAATALLDYGFAAYAAVPVPQLPDRPLELTVKGSTEQTVPLDYSALPQTVLLEKGAGADLRTELTLPETLEAPVERGQTVGTAAVYAGETLLAEAEVKSAADAPRLTFGGAMELLWQSLLGA
- the mtaB gene encoding tRNA (N(6)-L-threonylcarbamoyladenosine(37)-C(2))-methylthiotransferase MtaB yields the protein MRVCFYTLGCKVNLNETGALEQMFRGAGFTIVPEGEEADVFVVNSCTVTNFGDQKSRKWLRRAKRENPGAVTVLTGCYPQAFPEEAANFLEADLVCGNGDRKAILDNVLKLLDGHERIVAVTPHKRGERFEELPVERFETHTRAFIKVEDGCNRQCAYCVIPRARGPVRSRAEASILNELRQLAASGYREVVLSAISLPSYGLDTGTNLVELVEKCAQVEGIERIRLGSLDPDMLTPEFIARLAAVDKLCPQFHLSLQSGCTATLRRMRRVYTAEQYAQVVADIRAAYGDRPVSFTTDCICGFPGETVEDFEESCAFLKQIGFLKVHVFPYSRRSGTPAYDFPDQVHEREKQERSRTMNALAEELRRDVLTTYEGMEDEVLLETALSETLFTGYTRLYVPVVVSAPGHKSGEIVRVRLGNYDGERVRAVLC